The Apium graveolens cultivar Ventura chromosome 11, ASM990537v1, whole genome shotgun sequence genome has a window encoding:
- the LOC141698338 gene encoding acyl carrier protein 2, mitochondrial-like, with amino-acid sequence MAARNAILKHLRINVVAARTLNPTLSFTNLIRRNFSEEVRGSFLDKSEVSDRVVSVVKNFQKIDPSKVTVNAHFQNDLGLDSLDTVEIVMALEEEFGFEIPDNEADKISSVNLAVDFIASHPQAK; translated from the exons ATGGCGGCGAGAAATGCAATCCTCAAACACTTGAGAATCAACGTTGTAGCTGCTCGAACCTTAAACCCGACACTCTCCTTCACTAATCTCATCCGCCGTAATTTCTCCGAGGAAGTGCGAGGCTCGTTTCTCGATAAATCTGAAGTCTCCGATCGTGTTGTGTCCGTTGTAAAAAACTTCCAGAAAATTGATCCCTCTAAG GTAACAGTGAATGCCCATTTCCAGAATGATCTTGGCTTAGATAGTTTAGATACAGTGGAAATCGTGATGGCACTGGAAGAAGAATTTGGTTTTGAGATACCTGACAATGAAGCCGACAAGATAAGCTCAGTCAATCTTGCTGTTGATTTCATTGCATCTCATCCCCAGGCAAAATAG
- the LOC141698324 gene encoding GDSL esterase/lipase ENOD8-like: protein MSCVSLFCIVLSVLTVLSPVYSVTSCDFPAIFNFGDGNSDTGAFSSAFSGTPAFYGQTFFNGTAGRSSDGRLIIDFIATSLGKPFLNAYLDSLGTTFSHGANFAQLLATIGVPKLVLPKDSPPFGFSPMYLGVQFSEFAQFIERSQKVRTLGGVFASYMPTSESFAKALYTFDMGQNDLAQGLFTGMSIDEIKQSLPDLVNSFTDILKNMYNLMGARTFWIHNTGPLGCYPYILTIIPTTDVDNAGCSNAVNDLAQTFNSVLKKAVDQLRVDLPLAAITYVDIYSAYYSLYMEPQVYGFELPLEACCGLGGAYNFGAATCGASATVNGSLVTAGPCENPSKRINWDGFTYTEAANQIIFNKLATGLYSDPPNSPKNACQKVSSQFNHGGLSILD from the exons ATGAGTTGTGTATCATTGTTTTGCATTGTTCTCTCTGTTTTGACTGTTTTGAGCCCTGTTTATTCTGTAACGAGTTGTGATTTTCCAGCAATTTTCAACTTTGGAGATGGAAATTCGGACACTGGTGCATTTTCATCGGCTTTCAGTGGCACGCCAGCTTTTTATGGTCAGACATTCTTTAATGGAACAGCTGGAAGATCTTCCGATGGACGCCTTATCATTGATTTCATAGCTACAAGCTTGGGCAAACCATTTCTCAACGCTTATTTGGATTCCTTGGGCACCACCTTCTCCCACGGAGCCAATTTCGCGCAACTTTTAGCTACAATTGGAGTTCCCAAGTTAGTTCTTCCAAAGGACTCACCACCTTTTGGATTTAGTCCTATGTATCTTGGAGTGCAGTTCTCTGAATTTGCACAATTTATTGAAAGATCGCAGAAAGTCAGAACCCTAG GTGGAGTGTTTGCAAGTTATATGCCAACGAGTGAATCTTTTGCAAAAGCTTTATACACTTTTGACATGGGCCAAAACGACCTCGCCCAAGGACTCTTCACAGGCATGTCTATAGATGAAATCAAGCAAAGTTTACCTGATCTAGTCAACAGCTTTACAGATATTTTAAAG AATATGTACAATTTAATGGGAGCAAGAACATTTTGGATCCACAATACCGGACCACTTGGTTGTTATCCATATATATTGACAATCATTCCAACAACAGACGTCGACAATGCTGGATGCTCAAATGCCGTGAATGATTTAGCTCAAACCTTCAACTCTGTATTGAAAAAGGCCGTTGATCAACTTCGGGTGGACCTTCCTTTAGCTGCAATAACTTATGTCGACATTTATTCTGCATATTACTCTCTCTACATGGAACCACAAGTATACG GATTTGAGTTACCTCTAGAGGCATGTTGTGGGTTGGGAGGAGCATATAATTTTGGGGCAGCAACATGTGGAGCTTCAGCTACTGTGAATGGAAGTCTAGTGACTGCAGGACCATGTGAAAACCCGTCAAAAAGAATAAATTGGGACGGATTCACTTACACAGAAGCAGCTAATCAAATTATCTTTAATAAGCTAGCTACTGGATTGTATTCTGATCCACCAAACTCACCCAAAAATGCATGTCAGAAAGTTAGCTCACAATTCAATCATGGCGGCTTGAGTATTTTGGATTAG